GAATTTTACCATTGATGCCAGAAGAAGGGAAAACTTCATTGTGGATCAACACAGGTACTCTTATTTCAATCAAATCATTATCGCACGTAGGTTCAACTCAAAACTATCCATGCAATTGACCTCCAGCCTCTCGCATTTTAACCTGGTACAGGATGGAATGAAGAACGACCTTTTTGCCGCCTCATTTGGCGGGCGCTACAAAATAAGTGATCAGACTTCAATTATGTGGGATTACAGCCAACCTTTTACCAGCAGTTGGAGAGAAGATCTTCGTTCGGAACCTACATTTAGTTTTGGTTTTGAAATCGCCACTTCTGCGCATGCCTTTACCCTGTTTATATCGAACGCCAATGGAATTGTGCCGCAACAGAACTACATGAAAAACACGAACGATTTCTGGGGTGGGGACATTCTGTTTGGATTCAATATTACGAGAAACTATAATTTTTAATCCTGGTCAATGGATAACACTTAAGTAAGGGTCTCCTCAAAAGGGTCAATTTATGAAAGACGACAAGACAACTCAAAACGGTACCAATAGACGCAAATTCCTGAAAATGGGGTTACTATCTGGGGCAACCACCGTGGCAGGGGCCAGTCTGCTGGCCAATTTGACATCTGAGGAAGAGCTAAAAGCATCTGGTGAGAAGATAAGGGTGCTCACCCCGGATGGAAAGATGGTGGAAGTGGACGCAGAGAGCATCAAC
The sequence above is a segment of the Muricauda sp. SCSIO 64092 genome. Coding sequences within it:
- a CDS encoding DUF5777 family beta-barrel protein: MKSSRILCFALLLFHLGLFSQKKAKDSIEDKPARPAFESSFIIDNPSNVLFRKNTLEVQMSHRFGLINGGTNDMLGFWGPSNIRMGITYAVHDRVTLGFGTTKFDRLQDFNWKLGLLNQTRSDRIPVSVSYYGNFTIDARRRENFIVDQHRYSYFNQIIIARRFNSKLSMQLTSSLSHFNLVQDGMKNDLFAASFGGRYKISDQTSIMWDYSQPFTSSWREDLRSEPTFSFGFEIATSAHAFTLFISNANGIVPQQNYMKNTNDFWGGDILFGFNITRNYNF